One Salvia splendens isolate huo1 chromosome 22, SspV2, whole genome shotgun sequence DNA segment encodes these proteins:
- the LOC121786768 gene encoding fatty acid desaturase 4, chloroplastic-like translates to MEQTLNQHNILAQYACFAAGCAAVLFSIIKSLLLTTTAQAWLWSMLATVAAYLLADLGTGIYHWAIDNYGGPQTPIFGPQIVGFQGHHHRPMEITKMDIVHNVHDTAAVVAAVATPINLLCRDPVLLAFIGAFGGFVMFSQQFHAWSHTPSGRLPRMVAALQDARVILRRAEHAAHHRPPFSTNYCIVSGVWNRALDRSYFFVALEVAVAAVFGHEPRSWSEPRTDWWEKSGIK, encoded by the coding sequence ATGGAGCAAACCCTAAATCAACACAATATCTTGGCTCAATATGCATGCTTCGCCGCTGGCTGCGCCGCCGTGCTATTCTCCATAATAAAATCCCTACTTCTGACCACCACCGCACAGGCATGGCTCTGGTCCATGCTTGCCACGGTGGCGGCCTACTTGTTAGCAGACTTGGGCACTGGCATTTACCATTGGGCCATTGATAACTATGGGGGCCCACAAACTCCGATATTCGGCCCACAAATCGTGGGCTTCCAAGGCCACCACCACCGGCCCATGGAAATCACTAAAATGGACATTGTCCACAACGTCCATGACACGGCGGCCGTTGTCGCGGCCGTGGCCACTCCAATAAACTTGCTATGCAGGGACCCCGTTTTGCTGGCGTTTATTGGGGCGTTTGGAGGGTTTGTGATGTTCAGCCAGCAGTTCCACGCGTGGTCCCACACGCCGAGTGGGAGGCTGCCGCGGATGGTGGCGGCGCTCCAGGACGCCAGGGTCATCCTGAGGCGGGCCGAGCACGCCGCGCACCACCGGCCTCCGTTCAGCACCAATTACTGCATTGTGAGCGGCGTGTGGAATAGGGCTCTGGATAGGTCCTACTTCTTTGTGGCGCTTGAGGTGGCGGTGGCCGCGGTTTTCGGCCACGAGCCGCGGTCGTGGAGCGAACCCCGCACGGATTGGTGGGAGAAATCAGGGATCAAGTAA
- the LOC121788097 gene encoding uncharacterized protein LOC121788097 has translation MSKIAAILILSAIFTVEALQAPFRPADVLPLLPRQVAKPILNALNSAADLMPSFVGAAVSGNASDLQWKGACFYDSAARLEFHNRNNTRFGGGTLRLKLNNPHSLTCMDLYVFATPFRVTWDYYMLAREHTLEFKEWESEAEYEYVKTRGVSIFLMQAGMLGTFQALWEVFPLFTNTEWGENSNIAFLKKHMGASFVERPQPWVTNITVDEIQSGDFLAISKIRGRWGGFETLEKWVTGAYAGHSAVCLRDSEGKLWVSESGHENEKGEDVIAILPWDEWWEFELTKDESNPHIALLPLHHEVRAKFDGDAAWKYAKSMSGRPYGYHNLIFSWIDTTSDNYPTPLDAHLVASVMTVWNQMQPAYAAKMWNEALNKRLGTQNFTLSEILVEVEKRKSSFAELLAIPEQDNWVYADGRSTSCVAFVFEMYKEAGVFGKHASSTQATEFTIKDAYSLKIFESDSSRLPTWCNNGDSVKLPFCQIRGKYRMELPGYNTMDPYPHMNERCPSLPPNYYRTLGC, from the exons ATGAGCAAAATCGCCGCAATTCTGATTCTCTCCGCGATTTTCACAGTTGAAGCGTTGCAAGCGCCGTTTCGCCCCGCCGACGTGTTGCCGTTGCTTCCTCGCCAGGTCGCGAAGCCTATTCTCAACGCGCTCAACAGCGCCGCCGACCTGATGCCGTCTTTCGTCGGAGCCGCCGTCTCCGGCAACGCCTCCGATTTGCAGTGGAAAGGAGCTTGCTTCTATGACTCCGCCGCTCGGCTGGAGTTCCACAACCGTAACAACACCCGATTTGGGGGCGGCACTCTTCGCCTCAAG CTGAACAATCCGCATAGCTTGACATGTATGGATCTCTACGTGTTTGCAACGCCCTTTCGTGTAACGTGGGACTACTACATGTTGGCCCGCGAGCATACTCTTGAGTTCAAAGAGTGGGAATCCGAAGCTGAATATGAATAT GTTAAAACCAGGGGGGTTTCGATTTTTCTGATGCAAGCAGGGATGCTAGGGACTTTCCAGGCTCTCTGGGAGGTGTTCCCTTTGTTCACGAACACCGAATGGGGCGAAAACTCTAACATAGCGTTTCTTAAGAAGCACATGGGTGCTTCCTTTGTGGAACGTCCCCAGCCGTGGGTCACCAACATCACTGTTGATGAGATACAATCCGGAGATTTCCTTGCAATATCCAAAATCCGAGGGCGATGGGGTGGTTTTGAGACTTTAGAGAAGTGGGTGACCGGAGCTTATGCTGGACACTCGGCTGTCTGCTTAAGAGACTCCGAAGGGAAGCTATGGGTTTCAGAATCAGGTCATGAAAATGAAAAG GGAGAAGATGTCATAGCTATTTTGCCGTGGGATGAATGGTGGGAGTTTGAGTTAACAAAGGATGAGTCCAATCCGCACATAGCATTGCTCCCTCTGCATCATGAAGTCCGGGCCAAGTTTGACGGAGATGCTGCGTGGAAGTATGCTAAGAGCATGTCGGGGAGACCGTATGGTTACCATAACCTGATATTTAGCTGGATCGACACTACTAGCGATAACTATCCAACACCTCTCGATGCTCATCTG GTGGCTTCTGTTATGACTGTTTGGAACCAAATGCAGCCAGCTTATGCTGCTAAAATGTGGAACGAAGCATTGAACAAACGACTAGGAACTCAG AACTTCACTCTTAGTGAAATTCTTGTTGAAGTGGAGAAGCGCAAGTCGTCGTTCGCTGAACTGCTGGCCATCCCTGAGCAAGATAACTGGGTCTACGCGGATGGGAGGTCGACATCATGTGTTGCCTTTGTGTTTGAGATGTACAAGGAAGCAGGGGTGTTTGGCAAACATGCAAGCTCTACGCAGGCCACTGAGTTCACG ATAAAGGATGCCTACTCCCTCAAGATCTTCGAAAGCGATTCAAGCCGTTTACCAACGTGGTGCAACAATGGGGACTCTGTGAAACTTCCCTTCTGCCAGATTAGAGGGAAATATCGGATGGAACTACCTGGCTACAACACCATGGATCCGTATCCACACATGAACGAAAGGTGTCCATCGTTGCCCCCTAACTATTACAGAACGTTGGGTTGCTGA